The following are from one region of the Centropristis striata isolate RG_2023a ecotype Rhode Island chromosome 19, C.striata_1.0, whole genome shotgun sequence genome:
- the mamdc4 gene encoding apical endosomal glycoprotein codes for MMIQSGTVRSGPVRVSVFGSWAHACQSPDKKCDFVCDCSDCSDERDCGYSGKGFQCDFEGTGMCGWTDRSLNAALYSWVRGQGGSDTLPDSGPSSDYTTGTATGWFVGVSAVTAESSQTAVLVSPEMKQSSPTCRLRLRYFLWDSGPTGFDSTPLWASILRQDTQEAVVWRPEATSVRGWREATVFLGRIPTIFQIHLYSQRTKGQQGDVAVDQLEFLDCALPSQPKCAPEMMACVRGGCVERRQVCDGTDDCGDGSDEKNCEEYRRCDFEEGLCDWSLDSLSPLKWVRTHQSSISNTDPLKGPGRDHSTNTATGSFLYVTVPDGGLKADWAAFQSPRLEPTNSSYPCKMVMYTHQFGPRSGGLSVLVAERQIYPVWQRGGALGDLWVKAEVEIVTNSTFQILIVAAIRDFSYGGVAVDSIVLSPGCRLSPVNDTWAEEFPKPPKDPCTVPDKMCDFHSDCPGAQDEAQCGDFSVPGGSSGWTDRSIGSQGWLLHQNSTSKEEFLFVSEASGQQLTEAQTRTPLLGPSGPACTLQFQFALSGDPDHIGELSVRVIDSQLGELPKLWESTGNTGSGEEAWQQVQVPVGARRHRFQLAFEARAVTLSPISQIKVRNVEFLNCHADYLPSSPTELSCNFEAGLCGWYQDHSDNFDWTLLDGMDHTIGIGRSLVVDMWSPSLRGAFGRLLSFPQSPGRSDRCLSFFYKLYGPNTGDLNVKLLHDDGFETVLWTRGAAHGNMWHEAQSTVPHQLINYRLMFEAVRSGFDGRVAIDDVAFDDGPCSVPRLCSFEAQLCGYSSSGDVRWLHRSGNTATVTGPQTDHTLETELGYYMMVNTGANFLRPGGTAVLTSPSKGTAKTQCVTFWYHMGGENPGSLTLYMKPVEGERVKIFSDSLNQGDVWRHGNGNILTAFVDGQLEFEAVGAGGKDTHIAVDDIFISDHPCEDQGSKCSLEKGMCNWSNTRNVKVDKLDWELTSPEAESHYSIPAEDHSLGTEKGHFLFFPSSNRTADNLDAKLLSPHLPPTKGTCLKFWVYKPHSSDSQLKVLRLSEGLYQELLVVSELGGPWKRFDVNITSAEEYQIIFEGIKGTSGVVALDDIEYTVGVDCANQVTDSKVLPKRNNAGGIAASVIVVLLLIATLIGLLVYYLRTKERRKTGQTSPSSSSAAGFSNDIYEDVSPDYVSFAPVQNHPMAAGFNDVTISGEVREVEVA; via the exons ATGATGATACAGTCCGGTACGGTCCGGTCTGGTCCGGTCCGGGTGTCAG TGTTTGGTTCTTGGGCTCATGCTTGTCAGTCTCCTGACAAGAAATGTGACTTTGTGTGTGACTGCAGCGACTGCAGCGACGAGCGAGACTGTG GCTACAGTGGAAAGGGGTTTCAGTGTGACTTTGAGGGAACAGGAATGTGTGGCTGGACCGACCGGTCCCTGAATGCAGCACTGTACAGctgggtcagaggtcaaggagGAAGTGACACGCTGCCCGACAGTGGGCCGTCCTCTGACTACACCACTGGGACAGCTACAG GCTGGTTTGTGGGAGTGAGTGCAGTGACGGCAGAATCTTCCCAAACTGCAGTTTTAGTCTCTCCAGAGATGAAACAGTCTTCTCCAACCTGTCGTCTTCGTCTCAGATACTTCCTGTGGGACTCAG GTCCCACAGGTTTTGACTCCACACCCTTGTGGGCGTCCATCCTTCGCCAGGACACTCAGGAGGCTGTAGTGTGGCGTCCTGAGGCCACCAGTGTTCGTGGCTGGAGGGAGGCTACCGTCTTCTTGGGCCGCATTCCAACAATCTTCCAAATCCATCTTTACTCGCAGCGCACCAAGGGGCAACAAGGAGATGTGGCGGTGGACCAGCTGGAGTTTCTGGACTGTGCTTTGCCCT CTCAACCCAAGTGTGCTCCAGAGATGATGGCGTGTGTTCGTGGCGGCTGTGTGGAGCGGCGGCAGGTCTGTGACGGCACCGATGACTGTGGTGACGGGTCTGATGAGAAGAACTGTG AAGAATACCGGCGCTGTGACTTTGAGGAAGGCCTGTGTGATTGGAGCCTGGATTCATTATCCCCATTGAAATGGGTACGAACGCATCAGAGCAGCATCTCCAACACAGATCCTCTGAAAGGACCAGGACGGGATCATTCCACCAACACCGCAACAG GTTCCTTCCTATATGTCACCGTCCCTGATGGGGGTCTGAAAGCTGACTGGGCTGCTTTCCAAAGTCCTCGTCTTGAACCCACCAACAGCTCATATCCCTGCAAG ATGGTGATGTACACTCACCAGTTTGGGCCGAGGTCCGGCGGTCTGTCGGTGTTGGTGGCTGAGCGTCAGATCTACCCGGTGTGGCAGAGGGGCGGAGCTCTGGGAGATCTCTGGGTGAAGGCAGAGGTGGAGATCGTCACCAACTCCACTTTTCAG ATTTTAATAGTGGCCGCCATCAGGGACTTTTCATATGGAGGAGTTGCTGTCGACAGCATCGTGTTGTCTCCTGGATGCCGCTTGTCACCTG TCAATGATACCTGGGCAGAGGAGTTCCCTAAACCTCCCAAAGACCCCTGTACTGTCCCGGACAAGATGTGTGACTTTCACAGTGACTGTCCAGGAGCCCAGGATGAAGCACAGTGTG GAGATTTCTCTGTTCCTGGAGGAAGTTCAGGCTGGACGGACCGCAGCATCGGCAGTCAGGGTTGGCTGCTGCATCAAAACTCCACAtccaaag AGGAGTTCCTGTTTGTATCCGAGGCCTCAGGCCAGCAGCTGACCGAGGCCCAGACCAGGACCCCCCTGCTGGGACCCTCTGGTCCAGCCTGCACCCTCCAGTTCCAGTTTGCATTAAGTGGGGATCCAGATCACATCG GTGAGCTGTCCGTCAGGGTGATTGACAGCCAGCTGGGAGAGCTGCCCAAGCTGTGGGAGTctactgggaacactgggagcGGGGAGGAGGCGTGGCAACAGGTCCAGGTCCCTGTTGGAGCCAGAAGACATCGCTTCCAG CTGGCGTTTGAAGCTCGTGCTGTGACTCTTTCTCCAATCAGCCAAATAAAAGTGAGAAATGTTGAGTTTCTCAACTGTCACGCAGATTATCTCCCGTCTTCTCCAACAG AGCTGTCGTGTAACTTTGAAGCCGGACTGTGTGGATGGTATCAGGACCACAGTGACAACTTTGACTGGACGCTGCTGGACGGGATGGACCACACCATCGGGATCG GCAGGAGTCTGGTGGTGGACATGTGGAGTCCGTCTCTTCGTGGAGCGTTTGGACGTTTACTTTCCTTCCCTCAGTCTCCGGGTCGCTCAGACCGCTGCCTCTCCTTCTTCTACAAACTCTACGGACCGAATACAG GTGATCTGAATGTGAAGCTGCTGCATGATGATGGTTTTGAGACGGTTCTCTGGACTCGTGGTGCAGCTCACGGCAACATGTGGCACGAAGCTCAGAGCACCGTACCACACCAGCTCATCAACTACCGG CTGATGTTTGAAGCGGTCCGCTCTGGTTTTGACGGGCGTGTTGCCATTGACGACGTGGCGTTTGATGACGGCCCGTGCAGCGTGCCCAGGTTGTGTTCCTTTGAAGCCCAGCTCTGTGGATACAGCAGCTCTGGGGACGTCCGCTGGCTCCACCGCAGCGGGAACACCGCCACGGTGACCGGACCCCAGACCGACCACACTCTGGAGACGGAGCTGG GTTACTACATGATGGTAAACACCGGAGCGAACTTCCTTCGTCCTGGTGGGACGGCGGTCCTCACCTCCCCTTCCAAAGGAACCGCCAAGACTCAGTGTGTTACTTTCTGGTACCACATGGGAGGAGAGAACCCTG GCTCTCTGACGTTGTATATGAAGCCGGTGGAAGGAGAAAGAGTAAAGATCTTCTCTGACAGTCTGAACCAGGGAGATGTCTGGCGCCATGGCAACGGCAACATCCTGACTGCTTTTGTGGACGGGCAG CTGGAGTTTGAGGCGGTCGGAGCTGGAGGCAAAGACACTCACATTGCAGTGGATGACATCTTTATTTCAGATCACCCATGTGAAGATCAAg GTTCTAAGTGCAGTCTGGAGAAAGGCATGTGTAACTGGAGCAACACTCGAAACGTCAAAGTGGACAAACTGGACTGGGAGCTGACCAGTCCGGAGGCAGAGAGCCACTACTCCATCCCAGCTGAAGACCACAGCCTGGGCACCGAAAAGG GTCACTTCCTGTTCTTCCCCAGCAGCAACCGGACGGCAGACAATCTAGACGCCAAGTTGCTGAGTCCTCACCTGCCTCCAACCAAGGGAACCTGCCTCAAGTTCTGGGTCTATAAACCACACTCAT CTGACAGCCAGCTGAAGGTGTTGAGGCTGTCTGAAGGTCTTTACCAGGAGCTGCTGGTGGTGAGTGAACTGGGAGGACCATGGAAACGCTTCGATGTCAACATTACATCTGCTGAAGAATACCAG ATTATATTTGAAGGAATCAAAGGAACATCAGGTGTCGTGGCTCTGGATGACATCGAGTACACCGTCGGAGTCGACTGTGCTAACCAAGTCACAGATTCAA AAGTCTTACCGAAGAGAAACAACGCCGGAGGGATCGCGGCGTCCGTCATCGTGGTTCTGCTGCTGATCGCCACATTGATCGGCCTGCTGGTTTATTACCTGAGGAccaaagagaggaggaagactgGACAAACatcaccatcatcttcatcagcTGCTGGTTTCAGTAACGACATCTATGAAGACGTCTCA ccGGACTATGTGTCCTTTGCACCGGTCCAGAACCATCCGATGGCAGCTGGCTTCAATGACGTCACT ATCTCTGGTGAGGTCAGAGAGGTGGAGGTGGcgtga